In Anthonomus grandis grandis chromosome 5, icAntGran1.3, whole genome shotgun sequence, the following are encoded in one genomic region:
- the LOC126736501 gene encoding uncharacterized protein LOC126736501, which translates to MTIARDKCQQGLYKISEPSIVTLSMCPVEIDNKTYEGERKTEFQYVLELPKFSYVQSSNNNSKLTLEEINLDELKTAQKILSTIQLHPLEAPENSTYPWIAPISSIAALICGILLYIGWKKWKKPVSSHRSHHYENDHFDGPSQESRKKRAAIAALIFRT; encoded by the coding sequence ATGACAATCGCCCGAGACAAATGTCAACAAGGACTCTACAAGATCTCTGAACCAAGTATTGTTACCCTATCTATGTGCCCCGTTGAGATAGATAACAAAACATACGAAGGCGAAAGAAAAACGGAATTCCAATATGTGTTAGAATTGCCAAAGTTTTCGTATGTCCAAAGCAGCAACAACAATTCCAAATTAACCCTCGAGGAAATAAACTTGGATGAACTGAAGACAGCGCAGAAAATATTGTCGACAATCCAGTTACACCCTCTAGAGGCGCCCGAAAATTCCACGTACCCGTGGATCGCTCCAATCTCATCCATTGCCGCCCTCATATGCGGAATCCTGCTGTATATTGGATGGAAGAAATGGAAAAAGCCTGTTTCATCCCATAGAAGCCACCACTACGAGAACGACCACTTCGACGGCCCTTCACAAGAGAGTCGAAAAAAACGAGCAGCCATTGCAGCCCTTATTTTCCGAActtaa